TTTTCTGAAGTTTATCTACAACTGTTGAAGTGTCTTTAGATCCTTTTCGATTTAACCTTAAATTTAAATTATTGAGCATGATTATTAGGGTATATTGATTGATAATTCTGCCGACACTTTTTATGCTTCTTTGCTCAATTACGATTTTATCTCTTGCAAACCTCAGAAGCTCTATAATATAAGAATATTTAATTAATTATTTATAGAAGAAATCGTCAAACTTCAATCGAGTACTAGTTAAAAATCATACTGTTTTTCAAAGCACAATCGACAATAGCAGCGCGTAGGGAGGGCGAATTTAAAGCCAATGTTTTCATCTTTGCCGAATCAAGCTGTGGCTTTGCTCTTTCATAAAGAGCAATCGAGTTTTCGCTATTATGTGCATTGTTAAAAATCACCCCATCAATCAACCCGTAAATCTCAACGTTTTCGTCAAATTACAGACAGGGCGGAACGCCCAATGCGCCGCTAGGGGCTGTGCTTCGCTACGCCAGTAATCACGAGATTCAATTTCTAATTCTTGGTCGCGCTCTGAAACATCAATTCCGCAGAATCTTATTCTCAACTAATATTATTCCTCAAGCCACACAAACCCGCATAACCAATACCAATGGCATCAACGCTATCATCAATTGGCAAAGTTTCTAAATCGAATAAAACCTGTACCATCCCTGCTACTTCATTCTTATCCGCTTTGCCATAACCTAGATGACATTTCCAACTTGATTGATGTAGATATACAGGTTGAATCCCCATCTCTCGGTAACAGACTAAATTAATCACGCCAAAGGCTTGTAATACTCCTCCTGCTGCCTTGATGCTTCTACCAAAGAAGGGCATCTCAATCGCTATGTGTGCGGGTCGAAATTCAGCGATCAATTCCACCATGTTCTGCTCGATTTCCAGCAGTCTTTCAGATGTGGTTAACTGTTTACTAGTTTCTATCGTTCCAAATTCTAGTAATCGTGCATCTAGGGCTTTAACCTCTTCTAAAAATGCCCAACCAATTGTTGCTAGTCCAGGGTCAATTCCCAACCAGGTTTGATTCATTCGACCACCGCATATTGCTATATATTATTTATCATGGATAGTTTTCCGTCTGGAATTAACCGTCAAACCGTCAAAGATACTTTGAAAAAACTTAATTCTGGAAAAGGGCAAAAGAAAGTCCAAAAACTGCTGCGAGAGTACACAGATAGCAATCAAAGTCAGCTAAACGATGATGAGTTTATCGAGCAGATAGTCAAGGATACAGAGATTCTTAATTTACTAAATCTTGACAGGATTAAACCTACCAGCTTAAAAGCTTCTCTATCGGCTTTGCTTTTAAGAACACAAGTAAAATAGCGATTACCCTAAAGGATATGCGTAGCGGTATTCTTTAGCACTAGCCCTAAAGGATTCCTTTAGGACGTTAGGAGCTAATCCGTGATAGACGCATCCGAATAAGTGTACCCTTCTCGCAATCGCACTTACTACAACTTATCTTACAAAGAAACCTTTTTTGCTTATATTATCTTATATCATCACACTTTTTCATACTTTATGTTATCGTACTAGCGGTAAACAGTTTACTTATCTCTACACATTTTTTCGATGACGATTTTTTCAATTTGCAATATAAAAGGCGGTAGTGGCAAAAGTACAACAGCTATTCACTTAGTAAGTTTCTTATCAAATCATGGCTTCAAGACTGCCTTGGTAGATTGTGATGGACAACAATCATTAAGCGCCTGGGCCAACTCGGTGGATTCTTTGAAGGAGCTGACGATCTTTAAAAGTACCGATACTGATGAAATTGAAGACGAGATTATTAAGTTAGAGAGTAGCTACGATGCGGTAGTAGTAGATACAGCAGGGAGTTCAGAAGAAACTATGAAAATTGTAATCAGCCTCAGCGATCGGGTTGTTATACCCCTGTCTCCCTCGTCGTTAGATATTACTTCAACAGTCGCGACTATAAAACAGGTAGTTCGGGCAAGAAGACGAGCAGCTAAAAATATTTCAGCCACGGTATTTTTAAATAAAGTTGTGAAAAATACCACATTACTAAAAGAAACTAGAGAGCTATTTGCGGATTTTGAGGATATTAAATTTAGTTCTGTAGAAATTCCTCACACTCAGAGAATAATTAGGCTAACCTCTGACAAGCAGACAGCATTTGACAGCAAATCTAATGAAGATCTTGCTAATTTATACAGCCAATTGTTCGCTCAGATAATTTAATTAGAGGGGTAAGATGAATTCGTTAATTCTAGATACTGATAAAACTGCCAAAGGAAAAGGAAGATTCATAGCTTTAACTGAAATTACTGTTTTGAGTTGGATTAAAAATTTAATCCCGCCCCGGTCTGAAGAAGAGCAAAGACTTTTGCTCGAAAATATTGAGGATAATGGACAACAAACCCCCGCTCTAGTCACACAGCTTGATGGTCATAAATACGTTTTAGTAGACGGTCATGGACGCTATGAAGCGCTGCAACAACTACAAGAAAGTTCAATTTGGGTTGTCAGTCAGAAATTTAAGGATGAGCAGGCTATCAAAGATGCCATGCTACGCATTCAATTGGGAAGACGCAATCTAAGTGAAAATGTCAGGATACGTCTTATTGGCGAGATTTGGAATCGAAGAACTCAACTTTCAGAGGAGGGTCAGGCTGACCCCCTGACCAGGAAAGAATTGGCCAATCAAACTAAAACCAGTGAAAGTACAGTTAAAAGGGCTGCCAAATATGCCTCTGCCGTTGACAAGATTGAGTCTGTGGTTCCTGGAGCTAGAGCAATAATGGACGATCCTTCTACTCCCAGGGCGATCGCCGAACCATTAGTCGAGATTGCCAGCATCAATCCCGAACTAGCTAAGAATATTCTCGCTCAAGTTTCCTCTGAAGAATCTGATAAGGCTAAAAATAAAGTGTTCAAGAAAGCCCTAGCCGAGGCTCAAAGGTCGGGGGGTCAGTCTGACCCCCCGAACAGAAAAGAAAAGTCTCAAAAAATAAATCTATCTCCCGAAATTGTTGAATTGGTGATGCCCATTGCCAAGTCTAATAACTTATCATTGGCAACCCAGATTGAAAATCTAATTAAAGAGCATTTAGCGGAAATTAATGAGTAAGGTCAAAAAAACTGTAACTTTGTCATCTGAAACAGTCGAGCGAGTCAAAGAAATAGCAAAACAAGAGTCTCGCTCCTTTTCGCAAATGCTAGATATTTTAGTTAAAAGACAGTTATCTGATAATTGTCTAACGGATGATATAGCCAATAACAATCCTCACCTTTAATTCACTATTGAATTGTTATTAGCTAAAAGGGTATGTAACAGATTTTGAATATGAGCGCGAGTTTCCCGAATTAAAATTGTTACAATCGTTGGTCGAACATCGAGCAAGTTCTACAGTTAAGCTTCGTATGATTCATTCATTAATATCTCACCGAAAAATAAAGCAAGGTCGAAATAAATGATAGAAGAAACCACAAAAAAAGTAATTGAAGCATACTTTTTTTAAGGGCAGATTGCAATAAACGATTATTTTCAAGGATAAATTCTTGTATAGCTATTAAATGTATAACTCTAGCATTCAGCGTTTCTGTCAATTCACACAAGTCAAGGCACTCGTGTCGTAATTTTGAATTATATTTATAATATTGAATTGCTAATTTGATAGCTTCTTGCGGCTCTGTTTCTAGATACATTCTGAGAGTTGTAGCCACAAATTCTTCAGCTAGACGCTCTGGCTTATCTTTAGAAGACATTAAATTATGATAATTCTTATGGCTCGATTTTACATCTTAATTATCATATAGAACAGAACTCTACCGATTTCTTTAATTTTTATTCGCGACCTATTCACCAAATTCAAGATGAAACTATGAATTTTAAACTAGAAAAATTGTCAAATAAAGTAAAGCAAATTAAAGTTAGTGATGAAAATATAACCACAAGAATGTTATTTTTTGAAGAATTTATTAACAACGTATCTGTTAATGGAGTTTACTATTTTGACGAATTAGAATTTATTTCAAAAATGTCTTTTGAAAGTCAAAAAGATTTTTTTACTTTCTATGATTGCTTTTTAGAATCTAGATTTATAGAAGTTGAAGCAAAAAAAGTCAAAATAATAGTTACACTAGAAGATAGTAAATATTTTTTTAGTGTTAAATTTAATCATAAAGAAATTGAAAAAATAAGTTTTTACGATCCTAGTATTGACAATAACGAAGAAAAAATTCTCATACTTCAAGAAATTTGGAACGATCTTTACAGAGCCATTAAA
This Pleurocapsa minor HA4230-MV1 DNA region includes the following protein-coding sequences:
- a CDS encoding crossover junction endodeoxyribonuclease RuvC; translated protein: MNQTWLGIDPGLATIGWAFLEEVKALDARLLEFGTIETSKQLTTSERLLEIEQNMVELIAEFRPAHIAIEMPFFGRSIKAAGGVLQAFGVINLVCYREMGIQPVYLHQSSWKCHLGYGKADKNEVAGMVQVLFDLETLPIDDSVDAIGIGYAGLCGLRNNIS
- a CDS encoding ParA family protein produces the protein MTIFSICNIKGGSGKSTTAIHLVSFLSNHGFKTALVDCDGQQSLSAWANSVDSLKELTIFKSTDTDEIEDEIIKLESSYDAVVVDTAGSSEETMKIVISLSDRVVIPLSPSSLDITSTVATIKQVVRARRRAAKNISATVFLNKVVKNTTLLKETRELFADFEDIKFSSVEIPHTQRIIRLTSDKQTAFDSKSNEDLANLYSQLFAQII
- a CDS encoding ParB N-terminal domain-containing protein yields the protein MNSLILDTDKTAKGKGRFIALTEITVLSWIKNLIPPRSEEEQRLLLENIEDNGQQTPALVTQLDGHKYVLVDGHGRYEALQQLQESSIWVVSQKFKDEQAIKDAMLRIQLGRRNLSENVRIRLIGEIWNRRTQLSEEGQADPLTRKELANQTKTSESTVKRAAKYASAVDKIESVVPGARAIMDDPSTPRAIAEPLVEIASINPELAKNILAQVSSEESDKAKNKVFKKALAEAQRSGGQSDPPNRKEKSQKINLSPEIVELVMPIAKSNNLSLATQIENLIKEHLAEINE